From one Magnetococcales bacterium genomic stretch:
- the cas6 gene encoding CRISPR system precrRNA processing endoribonuclease RAMP protein Cas6 → MMEPSPLGFPLGRYRLEWRVRTPIRLPEYAGSALRGGFGRALRQLGCMARQPVCDGCVMIRSCPYATIFETPSPEGSRDTRMGAVVPHPYVIEPPPWGQQSFAPGEHLAFHMVLTGLALEQMPLVVLAWQRALAHGIGWGMGTADLLRIVWERETGEKPVFTTEENILIQHSARVTVPPWPGGEQLTLHLHTPTRIQKGGTPLGPGRITPRDFLVSLMRRVSRMAQIHCGHPWPMDPSTLARAAEQIRCHGNLSWRDWTRRSSRQGQDMALGGVVGQWTLVGNPRPFWELLFLGQWLHVGKNATFGLGGYRLHPGENG, encoded by the coding sequence ATGATGGAACCTTCCCCGCTCGGGTTTCCCCTGGGACGCTACCGGTTGGAATGGCGTGTCCGGACGCCGATACGACTGCCGGAATACGCCGGTTCGGCGCTGCGCGGCGGTTTCGGAAGGGCGTTGCGACAACTGGGCTGCATGGCGCGGCAACCGGTCTGCGACGGATGTGTGATGATCCGCTCCTGTCCCTACGCCACGATTTTCGAGACACCATCCCCGGAAGGATCCCGGGATACACGCATGGGAGCGGTCGTACCGCATCCTTACGTCATCGAACCGCCGCCATGGGGACAGCAGTCGTTCGCCCCCGGAGAACATCTTGCCTTTCACATGGTTCTGACAGGCCTCGCCCTGGAACAGATGCCCCTGGTGGTCCTGGCGTGGCAAAGGGCGTTGGCCCACGGAATCGGCTGGGGCATGGGGACGGCGGATTTGCTGCGCATCGTCTGGGAACGGGAAACGGGGGAAAAACCGGTGTTCACGACAGAAGAAAACATTCTCATCCAACATTCGGCCCGGGTCACGGTGCCCCCCTGGCCCGGAGGGGAACAACTGACGCTGCACCTGCACACCCCCACCCGCATCCAGAAGGGAGGAACCCCCCTGGGACCGGGTCGCATCACGCCGCGCGATTTTCTGGTGTCCCTGATGCGACGGGTCAGCCGGATGGCACAAATCCATTGCGGCCATCCCTGGCCCATGGATCCCTCGACCCTGGCCCGCGCCGCCGAACAAATCCGCTGCCATGGCAACCTTTCCTGGCGCGACTGGACCCGCCGGTCCTCGCGTCAGGGGCAGGACATGGCCCTTGGCGGGGTGGTGGGACAGTGGACCCTGGTGGGAAATCCGCGCCCCTTCTGGGAACTGCTCTTCCTGGGCCAATGGCTCCATGTCGGCAAGAACGCCACCTTCGGCCTGGGGGGCTATCGACTGCATCCGGGAGAAAACGGATGA
- the csx16 gene encoding CRISPR-associated protein Csx16, with translation MTVYFVSRHPGAQEWAATQGLVVDRRIEHLEIGDIVSGDRVIGSLPVNIAAEICNRGGHYHHLSLKVPQILRGKELSVEEMIACGARLEEYRIVRIESQEQ, from the coding sequence ATGACCGTCTATTTTGTCAGCCGTCATCCCGGCGCCCAGGAATGGGCCGCGACCCAGGGATTGGTGGTGGACCGGAGGATCGAACACCTGGAGATCGGGGACATCGTCTCCGGCGACCGGGTCATCGGTTCCCTTCCGGTCAACATTGCCGCCGAAATCTGCAATCGGGGCGGCCATTACCACCACCTTTCCCTGAAGGTTCCCCAGATCCTGCGCGGCAAGGAATTATCGGTGGAAGAGATGATCGCCTGCGGCGCCCGGCTGGAGGAATACCGCATCGTCAGAATCGAGTCCCAGGAACAATAA
- a CDS encoding TIGR02221 family CRISPR-associated protein, whose protein sequence is MKDKKILISFLGKARDGGEYRSQCYRFDDGQKETSRFFGLTLARREQPDEFILLGTSSSMWDVLFTDLGNDEKSDHDLTLLIEEVGHNTVGQERLDNLTPLLEKHLGMSCRPMIIPFGRTTTEQMDILEILSETVAEGDQVSMDLTHGFRHLPMLGFLSALFLKEVKKARIEGLYYGAADMQMDGEAPVVRLDGLLNLAEWIGAIGRYDQGGDYGVFAPLLRREQETRSDIALKLEEASFFERINNSSKARTILDQFSKNFFQGNDESFSPAARLFRKPLEKRISWWRGKEHGEREGVLAWHYLRRGDFLRAVIYGYESRVTRWVLKEKLGDPSHFDRRKEAADDLKGRFKSFDLLSRLRNALAHGIPPTQDEVLTFLSSRVVLERKLREIFKDLEIREE, encoded by the coding sequence ATGAAGGACAAAAAAATATTGATCAGTTTTCTGGGCAAGGCGCGCGACGGAGGAGAATATCGTTCCCAGTGTTACCGGTTCGATGATGGGCAAAAAGAAACCAGCCGGTTTTTCGGCCTGACCCTGGCCCGACGGGAACAGCCCGATGAATTCATCCTTCTGGGGACCAGCAGCAGCATGTGGGATGTGTTGTTCACGGATTTGGGTAATGACGAGAAATCGGATCATGACTTGACGCTGTTGATCGAGGAGGTTGGACACAATACGGTGGGCCAGGAACGTTTGGACAACCTGACACCGTTGCTGGAAAAACACCTGGGAATGTCGTGCCGACCGATGATCATCCCTTTTGGCCGCACCACCACGGAACAGATGGATATTCTTGAAATTCTTTCCGAGACGGTGGCAGAAGGGGATCAGGTGTCCATGGATCTGACCCATGGGTTTCGCCACCTGCCGATGCTGGGATTCCTCAGCGCCCTGTTCCTGAAGGAGGTGAAAAAAGCGCGGATCGAAGGATTGTATTATGGCGCCGCCGACATGCAGATGGACGGCGAAGCCCCGGTGGTGCGGTTGGATGGATTGTTGAACCTGGCGGAATGGATCGGGGCGATCGGTCGTTATGACCAGGGGGGCGATTATGGGGTCTTTGCGCCGCTGTTACGCCGTGAACAGGAAACCCGTTCGGACATTGCCCTGAAACTGGAGGAGGCATCGTTTTTCGAACGGATCAACAATTCGAGCAAAGCCCGGACAATCCTTGACCAATTTTCCAAAAATTTCTTCCAGGGCAATGATGAATCGTTCTCTCCCGCAGCCCGTCTTTTCCGCAAACCCCTCGAAAAACGAATTTCCTGGTGGCGCGGCAAGGAACATGGGGAGCGGGAAGGGGTATTGGCCTGGCATTACCTGCGACGGGGAGATTTTTTGCGGGCGGTCATTTACGGATATGAATCGCGGGTCACCCGATGGGTTCTCAAGGAGAAACTGGGCGATCCAAGCCATTTTGATCGGCGCAAGGAGGCAGCGGACGATTTGAAGGGGCGATTCAAATCATTCGACCTTCTTTCGCGGTTGCGCAATGCCCTGGCCCATGGAATCCCGCCGACCCAGGACGAGGTGCTCACCTTTCTTTCATCCCGTGTGGTTCTCGAAAGAAAACTCCGGGAAATCTTCAAGGATCTGGAAATTCGGGAGGAATGA